TCAGATTGCTGCTGCTGCTGCGGATGCGGGGATGATGGCAGGCGAAAATGTGATGGCCCCGGACTTCGCGCTGACATCGACCGACGGGAAGTCAATCAGACTTTCTGACTTCCGCGGAAAGGTAGTGATCGTCGATTTCTGGGCCACCTGGTGCGGGCCATGCAAAGCTGAGATTCCGGACTTCATCAAACTTTATTCAAAGTACAAAGACGCGGGCTTGCAGATGATAGGAGTTTCTGTCGACGCGGGCGGACTAAAAGATGTGGTTCCTTTCATGAAACAATATGGTATCAACTATCCCGTTGTGCTCGCGACAGAAGAAGTTGTCGGCGCTTACGGTGGAATCAGAGGGATTCCTACAACGTTCATCGTTGACAAGAAAGGTTATGTGAGGGAAGCATTTGTCGGTTACAGGCCGGCATCAACTTTCGAGAGCGTCATCTCAGAACTGGCATCAGAGAAATGAAGATTGTTCTTAAGCAGGTAGAGGGTAATGCTTACGTCGGGAAGGGAGAATCGAATCATTGGGTTCCGGTCGACACATCCCCGTCGGAAGGCGGAAGCGGCGCTGGCACCGGACCGATGGAGCTCGTATTGATCGCTCTCGCCGGCTGCACTGCCATCGATGTCGAACTCATTTTGAAAAAGAAACGCTCCGGCATGAAGCGGCTCGAAGTCGAAGTGTCAGGTGAGAGGGCGAAGAATCCTCCGCGAGTCTTCACCAACATCCACGTCAAGTACATCATTCATGGTGAAGTGAAAAGAGCAGATGCCGAACACGCTGTTTCTCTATCCCAGGATAAGTATTGCTCTGTAGCGGGAACGCTGAGACATGCAGTCAGCATGACACACGAAATCGAGATTGTAGAGTAATTCAACGACGGAATTTTGCACGGGGTGCCTGAACGCCCGTCAGAGCCTGATTTTTCCTTCCCAGTCTCTCTTCATTTGGTCGAGAAACTCGTGATGTGTCAGATCGAAGTGGATCGGCGTAACGGAAACATATCCGGACTTAAGTGCGACTTGGTCTACGTCTGGATCACGATCGAAGACGTGCATTTTGCCCGCGAGCCAAAAATAGTCGCGGTTCTTCGGATCCTTCCTCTGAAAGAATTCGTCATCCCATCTTGATCTGCCCTGGCGCGTAAATCTGATTCCTTTGATCCTACTCGCCGGGATCGCAGGGACATTGATATTCAGTATCGTATCTCTCGGCAATCCGCGTTTGATGACGAACTTCGCGAATTTCACCGCAACCTTCGCCGCAAACTCGAAATTTGGTTTGAGAGTATACTCGAGCGACACCGCGATAGAGGGGATTCCGAGTATCGTGCCTTCGGTTGCGGCACTTACGGTCCCCGAGTAAATGACGTTGACCGCTGTATTGAGTCCGTCATTTATTCCGGAGATGACGAGATCTAATTTTTGTTTAACGAGTCTCTTTATTGCCAGCTTCACACAGTCTGCAGGTGTGCCATCCACTGCGTAACCGAACATCTTGCCGTCGCGATGAAACTCGTGAGCCCTCAATGGAGTCCTCATCGTGATCGCATGTCCAATCGCACTCTGTTGAATGCTCGGCGCCACGACTGAGACTTGTGCGAATCTTTTCAGAGCTTTCACAAGAGTCAGGAGTCCGGGTGAGTCGATTCCGTCGTCATTTGATACCAGGATATGTGGTTTTGTTTTCATCCCTGAAATTTAGGTGAATTGGGCGTGATTTCCAGTGCGTAAACGGGCCACACCTGGCATATGTTCGTTTATTATGGATTTGTTCTTTATTCTCCGATTTATTATCATAACTCAAACGGTGGAAGATGAGA
The sequence above is drawn from the Candidatus Kryptoniota bacterium genome and encodes:
- a CDS encoding TlpA disulfide reductase family protein; this encodes MTKKIKQKSLVERNLHFIVVAIVTLIIGAVYVNKTRASSGAPQIAAAAADAGMMAGENVMAPDFALTSTDGKSIRLSDFRGKVVIVDFWATWCGPCKAEIPDFIKLYSKYKDAGLQMIGVSVDAGGLKDVVPFMKQYGINYPVVLATEEVVGAYGGIRGIPTTFIVDKKGYVREAFVGYRPASTFESVISELASEK
- a CDS encoding OsmC family protein yields the protein MKIVLKQVEGNAYVGKGESNHWVPVDTSPSEGGSGAGTGPMELVLIALAGCTAIDVELILKKKRSGMKRLEVEVSGERAKNPPRVFTNIHVKYIIHGEVKRADAEHAVSLSQDKYCSVAGTLRHAVSMTHEIEIVE
- the surE gene encoding 5'/3'-nucleotidase SurE gives rise to the protein MKTKPHILVSNDDGIDSPGLLTLVKALKRFAQVSVVAPSIQQSAIGHAITMRTPLRAHEFHRDGKMFGYAVDGTPADCVKLAIKRLVKQKLDLVISGINDGLNTAVNVIYSGTVSAATEGTILGIPSIAVSLEYTLKPNFEFAAKVAVKFAKFVIKRGLPRDTILNINVPAIPASRIKGIRFTRQGRSRWDDEFFQRKDPKNRDYFWLAGKMHVFDRDPDVDQVALKSGYVSVTPIHFDLTHHEFLDQMKRDWEGKIRL